In the genome of Staphylococcus durrellii, one region contains:
- the prli42 gene encoding stressosome-associated protein Prli42, translated as MSNKVLKTIIIVMLVAVVIALILSSLAPMMG; from the coding sequence TTGAGTAATAAAGTGTTAAAAACAATTATAATTGTCATGTTAGTTGCAGTAGTTATTGCTTTGATTTTATCAAGTCTTGCACCAATGATGGGATAA
- a CDS encoding alpha-ketoacid dehydrogenase subunit beta has product MAKFTYLDAIHNALDQSMDKDKDVFILGEDVGIKGGVFGVTLGLQQKYGIERVIDTPLAESNIVGTAVGAAMLGKRPIAEIQFAEYILPATNQIMSEAAKVRYRSNNDWDCPITIRAPFGGGIHGALYHSQSVESIFASTPGLTIVIPSSPYDAKGLLLASIESNDPVLYFEHKKAYRLLKEEVPESYYTVPIGKADVKRKGDDITVFTYGLCVNYCIQAADMLSEDDVSVEVVDLRTVYPLDQETIIDRAKQTGKVLLVTEDNLEGSVMSEVAAIIAENCLFDLDAPIMRLAGPDVPSMPFAPTMEDEFMINPDKIQTKMRELAEF; this is encoded by the coding sequence ATGGCTAAGTTTACTTATTTAGATGCAATCCACAATGCTCTAGATCAATCTATGGATAAAGACAAAGATGTTTTTATTCTTGGTGAAGATGTTGGTATAAAAGGTGGCGTATTTGGTGTAACTTTAGGATTACAACAAAAATATGGCATTGAGCGCGTTATTGACACACCTTTAGCAGAATCAAACATTGTCGGTACGGCAGTTGGTGCAGCTATGTTAGGAAAGAGACCTATAGCTGAAATACAATTTGCAGAATACATTTTACCTGCGACCAATCAAATCATGAGCGAAGCTGCGAAAGTGAGATATAGATCTAATAATGATTGGGATTGTCCTATAACGATTAGAGCACCTTTTGGTGGCGGTATCCATGGTGCTTTGTATCATTCACAAAGTGTTGAAAGTATTTTTGCGTCAACACCAGGTTTAACGATTGTAATTCCATCATCACCATATGATGCAAAAGGTTTACTATTAGCTTCAATCGAATCTAATGACCCTGTATTATACTTCGAACATAAAAAAGCATATCGCTTATTAAAAGAAGAAGTGCCTGAATCATATTACACTGTGCCTATTGGTAAAGCAGACGTTAAACGTAAAGGCGACGATATTACAGTATTTACTTATGGTTTATGCGTTAATTATTGTATACAAGCAGCAGATATGTTGTCTGAAGATGATGTTAGTGTTGAAGTTGTAGATTTAAGGACGGTTTATCCACTTGACCAAGAGACAATAATTGATCGCGCTAAACAAACAGGTAAAGTATTGTTAGTAACTGAAGATAATTTAGAAGGCAGCGTCATGTCCGAAGTGGCTGCTATCATTGCAGAAAATTGCTTATTCGATTTAGACGCTCCAATCATGCGCCTTGCAGGGCCAGATGTGCCTTCTATGCCTTTTGCACCAACAATGGAAGACGAATTTATGATAAATCCTGATAAGATTCAAACTAAAATGCGCGAGCTTGCAGAATTCTAA
- a CDS encoding dihydrolipoamide acetyltransferase family protein, which translates to MEIKMPKLGESVHEGTIEQWLVAVGDQVEEYDPICEVITDKVTAEVPSSYSGTIKAITVNEGETVSVGEVICHMDVEGESSDSATVDESNDNPVQNESNQTVDKSSNNVENNKSDENTPKNNGRYSPVVFKLASENEINLSQVVGTGFEGRVTKKDIEKAIKEGTAKESSHYVNAKTPPVNTPTTIGTQEPGSSIPVNGVRKQIAQNMVNSVNEIPHAWMMIEADATNLVKTRNHHKDSFKNKEGYNLTFFAFFVKAVAESLKAYPLLNSSWQNDEIVIHKDVNISIAVADEDKLYVPVIKNADEKSIKGIAREINDLAQKARYKKLRSEDMQGGTFTVNNTGTFGSVSSMGIINHPQAAILQIESIIKKPVVIDDMIAIRNMVNLCLSIDHRILDGLQAGRFMNYVKTRIEQYAIESTSIF; encoded by the coding sequence ATGGAAATAAAAATGCCTAAATTAGGTGAAAGTGTCCATGAAGGAACTATAGAACAATGGCTAGTTGCAGTCGGTGATCAAGTCGAAGAATATGATCCAATTTGTGAAGTCATTACAGATAAAGTAACTGCCGAAGTACCATCTTCATATTCTGGTACTATTAAAGCAATTACCGTTAATGAAGGAGAAACAGTTTCAGTTGGCGAAGTTATTTGTCACATGGATGTCGAAGGAGAGTCTAGCGATAGTGCAACCGTAGATGAAAGTAATGACAACCCAGTACAAAATGAGTCTAACCAAACTGTTGACAAGTCTTCTAATAATGTTGAAAACAATAAAAGCGATGAAAACACCCCTAAAAATAATGGTCGGTATTCACCAGTTGTATTTAAATTAGCATCAGAAAATGAAATTAACTTATCTCAAGTAGTAGGCACAGGCTTCGAAGGTCGTGTCACGAAAAAAGATATTGAAAAAGCAATAAAAGAAGGTACTGCAAAAGAGTCATCTCATTATGTTAATGCGAAAACACCACCAGTCAATACGCCGACTACTATTGGTACACAAGAACCTGGTTCATCTATACCTGTAAATGGCGTACGAAAACAAATTGCACAAAATATGGTTAACAGTGTGAATGAAATTCCACACGCATGGATGATGATCGAAGCCGACGCAACAAATTTAGTAAAAACTCGAAATCATCATAAAGATAGCTTTAAAAATAAAGAAGGATATAACTTAACTTTCTTTGCATTCTTCGTTAAAGCAGTGGCTGAATCACTCAAAGCTTATCCTTTATTAAATAGTAGTTGGCAAAATGACGAAATCGTTATTCATAAAGACGTAAATATTTCTATAGCTGTTGCCGATGAAGATAAATTATATGTGCCTGTGATTAAAAATGCTGACGAAAAATCTATCAAAGGTATTGCACGTGAAATTAATGATTTAGCTCAAAAAGCGCGTTATAAAAAATTACGCTCTGAAGATATGCAAGGCGGAACATTTACAGTTAACAATACAGGAACATTTGGTTCCGTATCATCTATGGGTATTATTAATCATCCTCAAGCCGCTATTTTACAAATCGAATCTATCATTAAAAAACCTGTCGTTATAGATGATATGATAGCAATTCGTAACATGGTTAATTTATGTCTCTCTATCGACCACCGTATTTTAGATGGGCTACAAGCTGGTAGATTTATGAATTATGTCAAAACACGTATCGAGCAATATGCGATTGAATCTACAAGTATTTTTTAA
- a CDS encoding thiamine pyrophosphate-dependent dehydrogenase E1 component subunit alpha has protein sequence MFDYKSVGLNEDDLKVMFKWMDLGRKLDERLWLLNRAGKIPFVISCQGQEAAQIGMAFAMREGDVSAPYYRDLALVTYLGMTPLDTMLSAFGKKDDINSGGKQMPAHFSNKKLGILSQSSPVGTQVLQGVGAALSLKMDKKQNIAMATLGEGTSNQGDFHEGLNFAGVHKLPFICVIENNKYAISVPESLQYGAEKLSDRAIGYGIHGEHVDGNDPIAMYKVMKEARGRALNGEGSTLIEAMCTRMTAHSSDDDDSGYRPQEERDGLKSEDCNVKFKTFLLSENIIDDEWLAQIEQEHKEIVNQATKEAEKAPYPSPEETYNYVYEEGSFLNG, from the coding sequence ATGTTTGACTATAAATCTGTGGGTCTTAATGAAGACGACTTAAAAGTAATGTTTAAGTGGATGGATTTAGGACGTAAACTAGATGAACGTTTATGGCTTTTAAATAGAGCGGGGAAAATACCATTTGTTATAAGTTGTCAGGGACAAGAAGCAGCACAAATAGGTATGGCTTTTGCTATGCGCGAAGGTGACGTTTCAGCACCATACTATAGGGATTTGGCATTGGTGACTTATTTGGGTATGACACCGTTAGATACGATGTTATCTGCGTTTGGTAAAAAGGACGATATAAATTCTGGTGGTAAACAAATGCCTGCTCACTTTAGTAATAAAAAACTAGGTATTTTATCACAAAGTTCTCCTGTTGGGACACAAGTTTTACAAGGTGTTGGCGCTGCATTATCGTTAAAAATGGATAAAAAGCAAAATATTGCAATGGCCACATTAGGCGAGGGCACTTCTAACCAAGGTGATTTTCATGAAGGTTTAAACTTTGCTGGCGTACATAAATTACCTTTTATCTGTGTAATTGAAAATAATAAATACGCAATTTCTGTGCCTGAAAGTTTGCAATATGGAGCTGAAAAATTATCTGATAGAGCGATTGGTTATGGCATTCACGGAGAGCATGTTGACGGTAATGACCCAATCGCAATGTATAAAGTGATGAAAGAAGCACGAGGTAGAGCGTTAAACGGTGAAGGCTCAACACTTATTGAAGCTATGTGTACACGTATGACTGCCCATTCATCAGACGATGATGACAGCGGCTATCGCCCGCAGGAAGAAAGAGATGGTCTCAAATCCGAAGATTGTAATGTTAAATTCAAAACATTTTTACTATCAGAAAATATTATTGATGATGAATGGTTAGCACAGATAGAACAAGAACATAAAGAAATCGTAAATCAAGCAACTAAAGAAGCAGAAAAAGCACCTTACCCATCACCGGAAGAAACTTATAATTATGTTTACGAAGAAGGGAGCTTTTTAAATGGCTAA
- the brxB gene encoding bacilliredoxin BrxB produces the protein MDLNFDLYMNDVVDQARNEMLDAGYEQLTTADEVDNVLQQEGTTLVMVNSVCGCAGGMARPAAAHSLHYDKLPDRLVTVFAGQDKEATQRARDYFEGYAPSSPSFALMKDGKITQMIERHQIEGHDVMDVITQLQNLFEEYCKDR, from the coding sequence ATGGATTTAAATTTTGATTTATATATGAATGACGTTGTGGATCAAGCAAGAAATGAAATGCTAGATGCTGGTTATGAACAATTAACAACTGCCGACGAAGTCGACAACGTATTACAACAAGAAGGTACTACTTTAGTGATGGTTAATTCTGTATGTGGCTGTGCAGGTGGCATGGCTAGACCGGCAGCTGCACACAGCTTACATTATGACAAACTACCAGATAGATTAGTGACTGTATTTGCAGGACAAGATAAAGAAGCTACACAAAGAGCTAGAGATTATTTCGAAGGTTACGCTCCATCAAGCCCATCATTCGCATTAATGAAAGATGGCAAAATAACACAAATGATTGAACGTCATCAAATAGAAGGACATGATGTTATGGATGTCATTACTCAATTGCAAAATTTATTTGAAGAATATTGCAAAGATCGATAG
- a CDS encoding aromatic acid exporter family protein has protein sequence MLSLNPYRIGFRTIKTAIGMALGIIIAKLLGLDNFASSAILVVLCIKHTKVHSLQAIISRFVSCTLILILGSIIFSLLGQHAIVLGIIVLFFIPLTVVFKVQEGIVTSCVILLHVFNAPKIDFHLFVNEIELLIVGLGIAFLMNLIMPSLDKNLNSYKKNIEDSFTKIFICFSKKCNNIEQPLDIHFTEIQLTIEKAKSLAFRDVKNHFGRNENSYYHYFDMREQQLDLIQRIESMLENIEFNDTLLSQLSQLFKEVAENVNSNDYTALRLHSLYEIRLQLDNLALPDSYASLKTRASLIQLLNELENYLLVKSEFGSLKTYSEAS, from the coding sequence ATGTTGAGTTTAAATCCATACAGAATAGGATTTAGAACGATCAAAACGGCAATTGGCATGGCACTAGGTATAATTATCGCTAAACTATTAGGTCTAGATAATTTTGCATCTAGTGCCATATTAGTGGTGCTATGTATTAAGCACACAAAAGTACATTCTTTACAAGCAATCATTTCGCGTTTTGTGAGTTGTACATTAATTTTAATACTAGGTTCTATTATATTCAGTTTATTAGGGCAACACGCTATTGTCTTAGGCATAATCGTTTTATTTTTTATACCTTTAACTGTGGTCTTTAAAGTTCAAGAAGGCATTGTCACTAGTTGTGTTATATTACTTCACGTGTTTAATGCCCCAAAAATAGATTTTCATTTATTTGTAAACGAAATTGAATTACTTATCGTAGGGTTAGGTATTGCATTCCTTATGAATCTCATTATGCCGAGCCTTGACAAAAACTTAAATTCTTATAAAAAAAATATAGAGGATAGTTTTACGAAAATCTTTATTTGTTTTAGTAAAAAATGTAATAATATAGAGCAGCCACTAGATATTCATTTTACTGAGATTCAATTAACCATTGAAAAAGCTAAGTCTTTAGCTTTCAGAGATGTTAAGAATCACTTTGGTCGTAATGAAAATTCTTATTATCATTATTTCGATATGCGAGAGCAACAATTAGATTTAATACAAAGAATTGAAAGCATGTTAGAAAATATCGAATTTAATGATACTTTGCTGTCTCAACTATCACAATTATTTAAAGAAGTAGCAGAAAATGTAAATAGTAATGATTATACTGCACTTAGATTACATTCATTGTACGAAATTAGGTTACAGCTAGATAATTTAGCACTACCAGATTCTTACGCCTCATTAAAAACACGCGCAAGTTTAATTCAGCTATTAAATGAGCTAGAGAATTATTTACTTGTAAAATCAGAATTCGGATCATTAAAAACTTATAGTGAAGCATCATAA